From Triticum aestivum cultivar Chinese Spring chromosome 4A, IWGSC CS RefSeq v2.1, whole genome shotgun sequence, a single genomic window includes:
- the LOC123081707 gene encoding putative cyclin-dependent kinase F-2: MAACNRKRPAAVLDAVHATTAQHQQSPARCKRSRTFIGITDDYEQVNCLGQGGFGVVLRLRHKVTKKDLAVKFLSSPDDTEEGPDVEDLYREARFLEACQGNPYVVGFEGLVRNLDTGDVGLAMEYVDASSLEDRRAGPPLPESMARDFMWKLLTGAEKMHHRHVVHRDIKPANILVGDGDNGELVKLCDLGLAISLSDKPPYSQAGTAPYMAPEMILGKRDYDALVDTWSIGCVFAELLTGKTLFACDGEDEDDDDKIKVDVYQLWSIFRVLGVPDESTWPGFTSLPHTAEALRVLPAGHNHSRLRDLFPEEKLSEEGFQVLQGLLTCNPDKRLTAAAALKHPWFAAPRSAADAVEKVDALSFPKKKTPRFKFIPPEKNLLKIPLAVWNAAQRV; the protein is encoded by the coding sequence ATGGCCGCCTGCAACCGCAAGCGACCTGCTGCTGTCCTCGACGCCGTCCACGCCACGACGGCTCAGCATCAACAATCGCCGGCGCGCTGCAAGAGGAGCCGCACCTTCATCGGGATCACCGACGACTACGAACAGGTGAACTGCCTAGGCCAAGGCGGCTTCGGCGTCGTCCTCAGGTTGCGCCACAAAGTCACCAAGAAGGACTTGGCCGTCAAGTTCCTCTCCTCGCCGGACGACACCGAGGAGGGCCCCGAcgtcgaagatctttatcgggagGCACGATTCCTCGAGGCCTGCCAAGGAAACCCTTACGTCGTCGGCTTCGAGGGCCTGGTGCGCAACCTGGACACAGGCGACGTCGGCCTCGCCATGGAGTACGTCGACGCGTCCAGCCTCGAGGACAGGCGCGCCGGCCCGCCGCTCCCGGAATCCATGGCGCGCGACTTCATGTGGAAGCTTCTGACCGGGGCCGAAAAGATGCACCACCGCCATGTCGTCCACCGCGACATCAAGCCCGCCAACATCCTCGTCGGGGACGGGGACAACGGGGAGCTCGTCAAGCTCTGCGACCTCGGGCTGGCCATCTCCTTGTCAGACAAGCCACCGTACAGCCAGGCCGGCACGGCGCCCTACATGGCGCCCGAGATGATCCTGGGCAAGCGAGACTACGACGCGCTCGTGGACACGTGGTCCATCGGCTGCGTCTTTGCCGAACTGCTCACCGGCAAGACCTTGTTCGCGTGTGACGGcgaagatgaagacgacgatgacaAGATAAAGGTTGACGTATACCAGCTGTGGAGCATCTTCCGAGTGCTCGGGGTGCCGGACGAGAGTACGTGGCCAGGGTTCACGTCGCTGCCGCACACCGCCGAGGCGCTGCGGGTGCTACCGGCGGGGCACAACCACAGCCGGCTGCGGGATTTGTTCCCTGAAGAGAAGCTGTCCGAGGAAGGATTTCAGGTGTTGCAAGGGCTCCTCACGTGCAACCCCGACAAGCGACTGACGGCAGCCGCCGCGCTGAAGCACCCATGGTTCGCTGCTCCTCGCTCTGCCGCCGATGCCGTTGAGAAGGTCGATGCTCTGTCCTTTCCGAAAAAGAAGACACCAAGGTTCAAGTTCATCCCGCCGGAGAAGAATCTACTCAAAATCCCACTGGCCGTGTGGAACGCAGCGCAACGAGTGTAA
- the LOC123081709 gene encoding uncharacterized protein, protein MEPKHSAEMSRHLDKQNHALMETYRVMSHELHKLQVEEETIMRKLYELMSAEGLLPKHKEKRQPEKAGESSQENEEQEP, encoded by the exons ATGGAACCAAAGCATTCTGCTGAAATGTCCAG GCATTTGGACAAGCAAAATCATGCCCTAATGGAAACATACCGAGTAATGTCCCATGAGTTGCATAAACTACAG GTTGAAGAGGAAACAATCATGCGCAAGTTGTATGAGCTGATGTCTGCAGAAGGGCTTCTTCCAAAG CACAAGGAAAAAAGGCAGCCGGAGAAAGCTGGGGAATCAAGCCAGGAAAACGAAGAACAGGAACCATAG
- the LOC123081708 gene encoding putative cyclin-dependent kinase F-2, with protein sequence MPPRKRPAAVLDAGHATTTTSRQSSASCKRSRTRIRSTEEYEEETRLGEGGFGCVLLARHRDTRKIVAIKYLYWPDGSQQPPDAAELLREARFLEACDGNPYVVGFEGLVRDPDNGAFGLVMEYVAAPSLHKFLRNRRSGQPLPESTVRAIMWKLLTGAKTMHGRHVVHRDIKPGNILVGQDGELVKICDFGLAISMSELPPYNQAGTPFYVAPEVLLGKRDYDALVDTWSIGCVMAEMLTGKTLFLGDDDDDAADNEIVQLWSIFRLLGTPDERTWPEFTSLPLTAKALKLLPRGHKHDKLRELFPQEKLSEHGFQVLQGLLTCNPNQRLTAATALKHRWFAAPRTAAAAPKVEKKAPRTKFIPPAMPQKNLLKIPLAVWNAAQQV encoded by the coding sequence ATGCCCCCCCGCAAGCGGCCCGCCGCCGTCCTCGACGCCGGTCACGCCACCACGACGACGAGTAGACAATCGTCGGCGTCCTGCAAGAGGAGCCGCACCAGAATCCGAAGCACCGAGGAGtacgaggaggagacccgcctcggcgagggcggcttcggctgcgtcctcctggcgcgccaccgcGACACCCGCAAGATCGTCGCCATCAAGTACCTCTACTGGCCGGACGGGTCCCAGCAGCCCCCCGACGCCGCCGAGCTTCTGCGGGAGGCCCGATTCCTCGAGGCCTGCGACGGGAACCCCTACGTCGTCGGCTTCGAGGGCCTGGTGCGCGACCCCGACAACGGCGCCTTCGGCCTCGTCATGGAGTACGTCGCCGCGCCGAGCCTCCACAAGTTCCTGCGGAACAGGCGCAGCGGCCAGCCGCTCCCGGAGTCCACCGTGCGCGCCATCATGTGGAAGCTCCTCACCGGTGCCAAGACGATGCACGGCCGCCACGTCGTCCACCGCGACATCAAGCCCGGCAACATCCTCGTCGGCCAAGACGGGGAGCTCGTCAAAATCTGCGACTTTGGGCTGGCGATCTCCATGTCCGAGCTGCCGCCGTACAACCAGGCCGGCACGCCGTTCTACGTGGCGCCCGAGGTGCTCCTGGGGAAGCGGGACTACGACGCGCTCGTGGACACGTGGTCTATCGGCTGCGTCATGGCCGAGATGCTCACCGGTAAGACGCTGTTCCTCGGCGATGATGACGACGACGCCGCAGACAATGAGATCGTCCAGCTCTGGAGCATCTTCCGCTTGCTCGGGACGCCGGACGAGAGGACGTGGCCGGAGTTCACGTCGCTGCCGCTCACCGCAAAGGCGCTGAAACTGCTACCGCGGGGGCACAAGCACGACAAGCTGCGGGAACTGTTCCCTCAAGAGAAGCTGTCCGAGCATGGGTTCCAGGTGTTGCAAGGCCTTCTCACGTGCAACCCCAACCAGCGACTGACGGCGGCCACGGCGCTCAAGCACCGATGGTTTGCTGCTCCTCGTACAGCCGCCGCCGCTCCAAAGGTCGAAAAGAAGGCACCAAGGACCAAGTTCATCCCGCCGGCCATGCCGCAGAAGAATCTACTCAAAATTCCACTCGCCGTGTGGAACGCAGCACAACAAGTGTAG